A genomic stretch from Sphingomonas faeni includes:
- the fucP gene encoding L-fucose:H+ symporter permease: MSGTTADRKYLPAIVLTVALFFLWGMANNLNDILIAQFKKAFTLTDFQTSFVQQAFYMGYFLLAVPAALVTRAKGYKTAIVTGLVLYAAGALLFYPAAHYGEYLYFLAALFVIACGLAFLETSANPLMTELGDPKTAAKRLNWAQAANPVGTVVGVLIGKYFILSEIVHDDSTVAAMTPAAREAFYRSEVVAVQTPYLVIGLVVLLFAVAAAVIRFPEHRADETVGASSRFVDVFRHPRLIFATITQFFYVGAQVGMWSYTIRYAQANVPGMAEHDAADYLFASLVLFGVGRFAGTALMGRIAPPRLLAIFAVVSTVLAGVAGLVGGQVGLYALVLASLFMSIQFPTIFALGMDGLGPLRRAGASLIIMAIIGGAVLTGVMGHISDLAGIDTAMLVPAACFLVVLAFAVKAGRTVSGEVVQPTIH, translated from the coding sequence ATGAGCGGAACGACCGCCGACAGGAAATATTTGCCGGCGATCGTGCTGACGGTCGCGCTGTTCTTCCTCTGGGGGATGGCGAACAATCTCAACGACATCCTGATCGCGCAGTTCAAGAAGGCGTTCACGCTCACCGATTTCCAGACCAGCTTCGTCCAGCAGGCCTTCTACATGGGCTATTTCCTGCTCGCGGTGCCGGCGGCGCTGGTGACGCGGGCGAAGGGCTACAAGACCGCGATCGTCACCGGGCTGGTGCTGTATGCGGCGGGGGCGCTGCTCTTCTATCCGGCTGCGCATTACGGCGAATATCTGTATTTCCTCGCGGCGCTGTTCGTGATCGCGTGCGGGCTGGCGTTCCTCGAGACGTCGGCGAACCCGCTGATGACCGAGCTGGGCGACCCGAAGACCGCGGCCAAGCGGCTGAACTGGGCGCAGGCGGCGAACCCGGTCGGCACGGTCGTCGGCGTGCTGATCGGCAAATATTTCATCCTGTCCGAGATCGTCCACGACGACAGCACGGTAGCGGCGATGACCCCGGCGGCACGCGAGGCGTTCTATCGCAGCGAAGTCGTCGCGGTGCAGACGCCGTATCTGGTGATCGGGCTGGTCGTGCTGCTGTTCGCGGTCGCCGCCGCCGTGATCCGCTTTCCCGAGCACCGCGCGGACGAAACCGTCGGCGCGTCGTCGCGGTTCGTCGACGTGTTCCGCCACCCGCGGCTGATCTTCGCGACGATCACGCAGTTCTTCTACGTCGGCGCGCAGGTCGGGATGTGGAGCTATACGATCCGCTATGCGCAGGCGAACGTCCCCGGCATGGCCGAGCACGACGCCGCCGATTACCTGTTCGCCAGCCTCGTGCTGTTCGGGGTCGGCCGGTTCGCCGGCACCGCGCTGATGGGCCGGATCGCGCCCCCTCGCCTGCTCGCGATCTTCGCGGTGGTGAGTACCGTGCTGGCGGGCGTGGCCGGGCTCGTCGGCGGGCAGGTCGGGCTGTACGCGCTTGTCCTCGCGAGCCTGTTCATGTCGATCCAGTTCCCGACGATCTTCGCGCTCGGCATGGACGGGCTTGGCCCGCTCCGTCGCGCGGGGGCCTCGCTGATCATCATGGCGATCATCGGCGGCGCTGTGCTGACCGGGGTGATGGGGCACATCTCCGATCTTGCCGGGATCGATACCGCGATGCTGGTGCCGGCGGCGTGCTTCCTCGTCGTGCTGGCGTTCGCGGTGAAGGCCGGGCGGACGGTGTCGGGCGAGGTCGTGCAGCCGACGATCCACTGA
- a CDS encoding fumarylacetoacetate hydrolase family protein — translation MKLLRYGPRGQEKPGILDQDGVIRALPADLGDIAGELLSSEGLAKIAALDVATLPKVEGAPRIGPCVARTGKFICIGLNYSDHAAESNMALPAEPVVFGKWTSAIQGPNDDVEIPRGSEKTDWEVELGVVIGTPGRHIAKADALSHVAGYCVVHDVSERAFQLERGGTWDKGKGCDTFGPIGPWLVTADEVDPQNLNLWLEVDGHRYQDGTTANMIFDVATIVSYLSDFCTLEAGDIISTGTPAGVGLGQKPPVYLRAGQTVRLGIEGLGEQTQTMIAAA, via the coding sequence ATGAAACTGTTGCGTTACGGCCCACGCGGCCAGGAAAAGCCCGGCATCCTCGACCAGGACGGCGTCATTCGCGCGCTGCCCGCGGACCTCGGCGACATCGCCGGCGAGCTGCTGTCGTCCGAGGGTCTTGCGAAGATCGCCGCGCTCGACGTTGCGACGCTGCCCAAGGTCGAGGGCGCCCCGCGGATCGGGCCGTGCGTCGCGCGGACCGGCAAGTTCATCTGCATCGGCCTGAACTATTCGGACCACGCCGCCGAGAGCAACATGGCTCTGCCGGCCGAGCCGGTCGTGTTCGGCAAATGGACCAGCGCGATCCAGGGCCCGAACGACGATGTCGAAATCCCGCGCGGCTCCGAAAAGACCGATTGGGAGGTCGAGCTCGGCGTCGTCATCGGCACGCCCGGCCGCCACATCGCCAAGGCAGATGCGCTGTCGCATGTTGCCGGCTATTGCGTCGTCCATGACGTGTCCGAGCGCGCGTTCCAGCTCGAACGGGGCGGCACCTGGGACAAGGGCAAGGGCTGCGACACGTTCGGCCCGATCGGTCCCTGGCTGGTTACCGCGGACGAGGTCGATCCGCAAAACCTCAACCTCTGGCTCGAAGTCGACGGCCATCGCTATCAGGACGGCACCACCGCCAACATGATCTTCGACGTCGCGACGATCGTCTCGTACCTCAGCGACTTCTGCACGCTGGAGGCGGGCGACATCATCTCGACCGGCACGCCCGCGGGCGTCGGTCTCGGCCAGAAGCCGCCGGTGTATCTGCGCGCAGGCCAGACCGTGCGGCTCGGCATCGAGGGCCTCGGCGAGCAGACGCAGACGATGATCGCCGCCGCATGA
- the lldD gene encoding FMN-dependent L-lactate dehydrogenase LldD — protein sequence MTIASTLDFREAARRRLPRFLFDYADGGSYAEATLARNVSDLSGIALRQRVLRDVSDLDLSTTLFGQHQALPVGLGPVGIAGMYHRRGETQAARAAHAAGVPFCLSTVSLCSLGEVVKAAPTGPTWFQLYVIRDRAFMRDLLATAKAEGAKALVFTVDMPVPGARYRDQHSGMSGPRAPLRRMLQAMGRPGWAWDVGLHGRPHQLGNLEPVLGKASGLNDYMGWLGSNFDPSIAWKDLEWIREGWDGPLIIKGILDPDDAREAAAIGADGIVVSNHGGRQLDGVLSSAAALPAIAAAVKGQLTVLADSGVRSGLDVVRMLALGADGVLLGRAWLYALAARGEAGVTQLLTLIEREMRVAMALTGVRSIAEIDRGILV from the coding sequence ATGACGATCGCATCGACACTGGATTTTCGCGAGGCTGCGCGCAGACGGCTGCCGCGGTTCCTGTTCGACTATGCCGATGGCGGCTCCTATGCGGAGGCGACGCTCGCGCGCAACGTGAGCGACCTGTCGGGGATCGCGCTGCGCCAGCGGGTGTTGCGCGACGTGTCCGATCTCGATCTGTCGACGACGTTGTTCGGCCAGCATCAGGCGTTGCCGGTCGGGCTCGGGCCGGTCGGGATCGCGGGCATGTACCATCGTCGCGGCGAGACTCAGGCGGCTCGGGCGGCGCATGCGGCGGGCGTGCCGTTCTGCCTGTCGACCGTGTCGCTGTGTTCGCTCGGCGAAGTGGTGAAGGCGGCGCCGACCGGGCCGACCTGGTTCCAGCTCTATGTCATTCGCGACCGGGCGTTCATGCGCGACCTACTGGCGACGGCGAAGGCAGAGGGTGCGAAGGCGCTGGTGTTCACGGTCGACATGCCGGTGCCGGGCGCGCGCTACCGCGATCAGCATTCGGGGATGTCGGGGCCGCGCGCGCCGCTGCGGCGGATGTTGCAGGCGATGGGCCGTCCCGGCTGGGCGTGGGACGTGGGCTTGCACGGGCGACCGCACCAGCTCGGCAATCTGGAACCGGTGCTGGGCAAGGCGAGCGGGCTGAACGATTATATGGGCTGGCTCGGCAGCAACTTCGATCCGTCGATCGCGTGGAAGGATCTGGAGTGGATCCGCGAAGGCTGGGACGGTCCGCTGATCATCAAGGGCATCCTTGATCCCGATGATGCGCGTGAGGCGGCGGCGATCGGTGCGGACGGGATCGTCGTGTCGAACCATGGCGGGCGGCAACTCGACGGCGTGCTGTCGAGCGCGGCGGCGCTGCCGGCGATCGCGGCGGCGGTGAAGGGGCAGCTTACCGTGCTGGCGGATTCTGGGGTGCGGTCGGGGTTGGACGTTGTGCGGATGCTGGCTCTGGGGGCGGACGGCGTGTTGCTGGGCCGGGCATGGCTGTATGCGCTGGCGGCGCGGGGCGAGGCGGGGGTGACGCAACTGCTGACGCTGATCGAGCGCGAGATGCGCGTAGCGATGGCGCTGACGGGGGTCAGGTCGATTGCGGAGATCGACCGGGGCATTCTGGTTTGA
- a CDS encoding L-fuconate dehydratase, whose amino-acid sequence MTQITGLRTIDLRFPTSAGLDGSDAMNPDPDYSAAYVVLDTDTDGLEGHGLTFTIGRGNDICVAAIEAMRHLVIGLDLDWIIENPGRMWRHLTGDSQLRWIGPDKGAIHLATGAVVNAIWDLWAKAVGKPVWRLVADMTPEELVRTIDFRYLTDAITPEDALTLLTNRAAGKAERMADLQATGFPCYTTSAGWLGYPDDKLRRLAQEAVDAGFDYIKLKVGRDLEDDIRRLTIARDVLGPDRKLMIDANQVWDVPQAIEWVNALAFAKPWFIEEPTSPDDILGHQAIRDAIGEVKVATGEMCQNRIMFKQFMAAGAIDVVQIDSCRLGGVNEVLAVLLLAARYDLPVCPHAGGVGLCEYVQHLSMIDYLCFSGTKEGRVIEYVDHLHEHFVDPCVIRDAAYMPPTLPGYSIEMKPQSLIDYRFAG is encoded by the coding sequence ATGACGCAAATCACCGGCCTCCGGACGATCGACCTTCGCTTTCCGACCAGCGCGGGGCTCGATGGCTCCGACGCCATGAACCCCGATCCGGATTACTCGGCGGCCTATGTCGTGCTCGACACCGATACGGACGGTCTCGAAGGCCACGGCCTAACCTTCACGATCGGTCGCGGCAACGACATCTGCGTCGCTGCGATCGAGGCGATGCGGCATCTCGTGATCGGGCTCGACCTCGATTGGATCATCGAGAATCCGGGGCGGATGTGGCGACATCTGACGGGTGACAGCCAGTTGCGCTGGATCGGCCCCGACAAGGGCGCGATCCACCTCGCGACCGGCGCGGTGGTCAACGCGATCTGGGACTTGTGGGCTAAGGCGGTCGGCAAGCCGGTCTGGCGCCTCGTCGCCGACATGACGCCGGAGGAGTTGGTCCGTACGATCGACTTCCGGTACCTGACCGACGCGATCACCCCGGAAGACGCGCTCACGCTGCTGACGAACCGCGCGGCGGGCAAGGCCGAGCGGATGGCCGATCTCCAGGCCACCGGCTTCCCCTGCTACACCACGTCGGCGGGCTGGCTCGGCTATCCCGACGACAAGCTGCGGCGGCTCGCGCAGGAGGCGGTCGATGCAGGGTTCGACTATATCAAGCTCAAGGTCGGCCGCGATCTGGAGGACGATATCCGTCGGCTGACGATCGCGCGCGACGTGCTTGGCCCCGACCGAAAGCTGATGATCGACGCGAACCAGGTGTGGGACGTTCCGCAGGCGATCGAATGGGTCAACGCGCTCGCCTTCGCAAAGCCGTGGTTCATCGAGGAGCCGACCAGCCCCGACGATATCCTCGGCCACCAGGCGATCCGCGATGCGATCGGCGAGGTGAAGGTCGCGACCGGCGAGATGTGCCAGAACCGGATCATGTTCAAACAGTTCATGGCGGCGGGCGCGATCGACGTCGTGCAGATCGACAGCTGCCGTCTGGGCGGCGTCAACGAGGTGCTGGCGGTGCTGCTGCTCGCGGCCAGGTACGACCTGCCGGTGTGTCCGCATGCGGGCGGCGTCGGCCTGTGCGAATATGTCCAGCATCTCTCGATGATTGACTATCTCTGCTTCTCCGGGACCAAGGAGGGGCGCGTGATCGAATATGTCGACCATCTGCACGAGCATTTCGTCGACCCCTGCGTGATCCGCGACGCCGCGTACATGCCGCCGACGCTGCCGGGCTATTCGATTGAGATGAAGCCGCAGTCGCTGATCGACTATCGGTTCGCCGGATGA
- a CDS encoding SDR family oxidoreductase: MKLGLDGKVVIVTGGGAGIGLAIARGLAEEGAIPVIVSRSAPEDFTAEHLFVATELSDDDACAAAVEAAVARYGRIDGLVNNAGANDNIGLDKTPAQFRASLDQNLVHYFAMAHHAVPHLRKTRGAIVNISSKTAVTGQGDTSAYAAAKGAQLALTREWAVALRGDGIRVNAVIPAEVMTPLYQRWIDSFDNPAEKLDGIVARIPLGHRMTEDREIADTVVFLLSDRASHTTGQWLYVDGGYTHLDRAID; the protein is encoded by the coding sequence ATGAAGCTCGGGCTCGACGGCAAGGTCGTGATCGTCACGGGTGGCGGGGCCGGCATCGGCCTCGCCATCGCCCGCGGGCTGGCCGAGGAAGGCGCAATTCCGGTGATCGTGTCACGGAGCGCGCCTGAGGATTTCACGGCCGAGCACCTGTTCGTCGCGACCGAATTGTCCGACGACGATGCGTGCGCGGCGGCGGTCGAGGCGGCGGTCGCGCGCTATGGTCGAATCGACGGGCTGGTGAACAATGCCGGCGCCAACGACAATATCGGCCTCGACAAAACGCCCGCGCAGTTCCGCGCCTCGCTCGACCAGAACCTCGTCCATTATTTCGCGATGGCGCATCACGCGGTGCCGCATCTGCGAAAAACCCGCGGCGCGATCGTCAACATCTCGTCGAAGACCGCGGTGACCGGGCAAGGCGACACCAGCGCCTATGCCGCCGCGAAGGGTGCGCAACTGGCGCTGACCCGCGAATGGGCGGTCGCGCTGCGCGGCGACGGGATCCGCGTCAACGCGGTGATCCCCGCCGAGGTGATGACGCCGCTCTACCAGCGCTGGATCGACAGCTTCGACAACCCGGCGGAAAAGCTCGACGGCATCGTCGCGCGCATCCCGCTCGGCCACCGCATGACCGAGGATCGCGAGATCGCCGATACGGTGGTCTTCCTGCTCTCCGACCGGGCGAGCCACACGACCGGGCAATGGCTCTACGTCGATGGCGGCTACACTCATCTCGACCGCGCGATAGACTGA
- a CDS encoding SDR family oxidoreductase has product MRLSGKTAVVTAAAQGIGRATAERFRDEGARVFALDRDGHALQAIEGVERLVVDLLDASAIAALPAAIGDIDILANVAGFVAAGDILQGSDDDWMLSFDLNVHAMHRMTRAFLPGMLARGGGAIVNMSSIASSVKGIPNRYAYGASKAAVVGLTKAVAADFVGRGIRCNCVCPGTIETPSLRERIVSQAGTQGISVSEADAAFVARQPMGRLGRAEEIAALFLYLASDESSFTTGAVHVIDGGWVN; this is encoded by the coding sequence ATGAGACTGTCCGGCAAGACCGCGGTAGTGACCGCGGCGGCACAAGGCATCGGCCGCGCCACCGCAGAACGCTTCCGCGACGAGGGCGCACGCGTGTTCGCACTCGACCGCGACGGCCATGCGTTGCAGGCGATCGAAGGCGTCGAACGTCTCGTCGTCGACCTGCTCGACGCCAGCGCGATCGCCGCACTGCCCGCCGCGATCGGCGACATCGACATTCTCGCCAACGTCGCCGGCTTCGTCGCGGCGGGCGATATTCTCCAAGGCAGCGACGACGACTGGATGCTGTCGTTCGACCTCAACGTCCACGCGATGCACCGCATGACCCGCGCGTTCCTGCCCGGCATGCTGGCGCGCGGCGGCGGTGCGATCGTCAACATGAGCAGCATCGCATCGAGCGTGAAGGGTATCCCCAACCGCTACGCTTACGGCGCATCGAAGGCGGCCGTGGTCGGGCTGACCAAGGCCGTGGCCGCCGACTTCGTTGGGCGCGGCATCCGCTGCAACTGCGTATGCCCCGGCACGATCGAGACCCCTTCCCTGCGCGAACGCATCGTCTCTCAGGCGGGAACGCAGGGCATTTCGGTCAGCGAGGCCGACGCCGCGTTCGTGGCGCGCCAGCCGATGGGTAGGCTCGGTCGCGCCGAGGAAATCGCCGCGCTGTTCCTGTATCTTGCCAGCGACGAATCGAGCTTCACCACCGGCGCGGTCCATGTGATCGACGGCGGCTGGGTCAACTAA